The Populus nigra chromosome 19, ddPopNigr1.1, whole genome shotgun sequence genome includes a window with the following:
- the LOC133680656 gene encoding calmodulin-like protein 30, whose translation MANLSFLEFQYKLSRNKFLRKPSRLFSSRDRQSSGILSTFQPNMKEMRQVFDKFDSNKDGKISQQEYKDTLRALGQGNTLGEVPKIFQVVDLDGDGFIDFKEFVEAQKKGGGIRTTDIQTAFQTFDSNGDGKISAEEVMEVLRRLGERCSLEDCRRMVNAVDIDGDGMVNMDEFMTMMTRSMTSG comes from the coding sequence ATGGCAAACCTTAGCTTTCTAGAGTTCCAGTACAAGCTTTCAAGGAACAAGTTTTTGCGAAAGCCATCTCGATTGTTTTCTTCCCGGGATAGACAAAGCTCTGGCATACTGTCCACTTTCCAGCCAAATATGAAGGAAATGAGGCaagtttttgataaatttgattCCAACAAAGATGGCAAGATTTCTCAGCAAGAGTACAAGGATACCCTGAGAGCGTTGGGACAGGGTAACACGCTTGGAGAAGTGCCAAAAATTTTCCAGGTTGTTGATTTGGATGGAGATGGATTCATTGATTTCAAAGAGTTTGTGGAAGCGCAGAAGAAGGGAGGAGGAATTAGGACAACAGACATACAGACTGCTTTCCAGACATTTGATTCGAACGGAGATGGTAAGATAAGTGCAGAGGAAGTTATGGAAGTCCTGAGGCGTCTTGGTGAGAGGTGCAGCCTAGAGGATTGCCGGAGAATGGTGAACGCAGTGGACATTGATGGTGATGGTATGGTTAACATGGACGAGTTTATGACAATGATGACTCGATCTATGACTAGTGGTTAA
- the LOC133680596 gene encoding uncharacterized protein LOC133680596, with the protein MAWLKMFNGEQQSFYFSSMDPRISFSNDFADAKKANKYESSYREAPVSTDFEFSVKNDSMIPADEIFFEGTMLPLKDNCTNQQRKMTLRDELLVDDEYDNAFPAPKISGWWKEKLGLKRGHIAPKKSDRVAGVLDRVVEEMPIFVHEEGLANKRTQEVLVEGGLSCKDGAMKCYPK; encoded by the exons ATGGCATGGTTGAAAATGTTCAACGGTGAGCAACAAAGCTTTTACTTTTCCTCTATGGACCCAAGAATTTCCTTCTCCAATGATTTTGCTGATGCAAAAAAAGCTAACAAGTATGAAAGCAGTTATAGAGAAGCACCAGTTTCCACAGATTTCGAGTTCTCAGTGAAAAACGACTCCATGATTCCTGCAGATGAAATCTTCTTCGAGGGTACAATGCTGCCTTTGAAGGATAACTGCACCAACCAACAGCGAAAAATGACCTTAAGAGATGAGTTACTTGTCGATGATGAGTATGATAATGCGTTCCCAGCACCAAAGATTTCAGGCTGGTGGAAGGAAAAACTGGGCTTAAAGAGGGGTCACATTGCACCTAAGAAGAGCGATAGGGTCGCTGGGGTTTTGGATAGAGTTGTTGAAGAGATGCCTATTTTTGTTCATGAAGAGGGACTGGCTAACAAGAGAACACAG GAAGTGTTGGTTGAAGGAGGGTTAAGTTGTAAAGATGGTGCAATGAAATGTTATCCAAAGTGA
- the LOC133679790 gene encoding laccase-11-like, with product MTAALSKKLCWASYILYLYFIYHPAEAAVKRYQFDIQVKNVSRLCHAKPIVTVNGRFPGPTVYVREGDRVLVNVTNHAKYNMSIHWHGLKQFRNGWADGPAYITQCPIKTGHSYTYDFNVTGQRGTLWWHAHILWLRATVYGAIVIMPKPGTPFPFPQPHREEIIIFGEWWNNDVEDIEKQGNKLGLPPNASDAHTINGKPGPLFPCSEKHTFTLEVEQAKTYLLRIINAALNDELFFAIAGHNMTVVEIDAVYTKPFTTQAILIAPGQTTNVLVQATQTPNRYFMAARPFMDAPLSIDNKTATAILQYKGIPNTVLPLLPQLPEPNDTAFARSYNAELRSLNSPQFQANVPLIVDRHLFYTIGLGINPCPTCLNGTKLTASLNNITFVMPQIGLLQAHYFNIKGVFRLDFPDNPPTPFNYTGAPLTANLGTTLGTRVSKIAYNSTVQLVLQDTNLLTVESHPFHLHGYNFFVVGTGIGNFDPKRDPAKFNLVDPPERNTVGVPTGGWTAIRFRADNPGVWFMHCHLELHTGWGLKTAFVVENGKLPDQSILPPPKDLPPC from the exons ATGACAGCAGCGTTGTCAAAAAAACTTTGTTGGGCTTCTTATATTCTCTACCTCTACTTCATTTATCATCCGGCCGAAGCCGCTGTCAAGAGATACCAGTTTGAT ATCCAAGTGAAAAATGTTAGCAGGCTGTGTCATGCCAAGCCCATTGTCACAGTAAATGGGAGGTTTCCAGGGCCAACAGTATATGTAAGAGAAGGTGACAGAGTTCTAGTGAATGTCACCAACCACGCCAAATATAACATGTCTATTCATTG GCATGGACTAAAGCAATTTCGTAATGGCTGGGCAGATGGACCTGCTTATATAACACAATGTCCTATCAAGACAGGGCATAGCTACACATATGATTTTAATGTAACAGGTCAAAGAGGAACACTGTGGTGGCATGCACATATCTTATGGCTAAGGGCCACAGTCTATGGAGCTATTGTTATCATGCCTAAACCAGGGACCCCATTTCCTTTCCCTCAGCCTCATAGAGAAGAAATCATAATCTTCG GAGAATGGTGGAACAATGACGTTGAAGATATTGAAAAACAAGGGAACAAGCTGGGATTGCCGCCAAATGCCTCTGACGCACATACCATTAATGGGAAGCCAGGACCACTCTTCCCATGTTCTGAGAAAC ATACATTTACCTTGGAGGTTGAACAGGCAAAGACATACCTCTTGAGAATCATCAATGCTGCACTCAACGATGAGCTTTTCTTTGCTATTGCTGGTCACAACATGACTGTGGTAGAAATTGATGCAGTTTACACCAAACCCTTTACAACTCAAGCCATACTAATTGCACCCGGCCAAACCACAAATGTTCTTGTTCAAGCAACACAAACACCAAACAGATATTTCATGGCTGCTAGACCTTTCATGGATGCACCGCTTTCCATAGATAACAAAACTGCCACTGCTATATTGCAATATAAAGGCATCCCAAACACCGTACTTCCTCTCCTTCCTCAGCTACCAGAACCAAATGACACTGCTTTCGCGCGTAGCTACAATGCCGAGCTTAGAAGTCTAAACTCTCCACAATTCCAAGCAAATGTGCCTCTCATAGTCGACCGGCATCTTTTTTACACAATCGGTCTAGGAATAAACCCTTGTCCAACTTGCTTAAACGGAACAAAACTCACCGCCTCCTTGAACAACATCACTTTTGTAATGCCCCAAATTGGTCTACTTCAAGCTCACTACTTTAACATCAAGGGAGTATTTAGGTTAGATTTCCCAGATAACCCTCCAACGCCATTCAATTATACTGGTGCACCACTTACTGCCAATCTTGGTACTACATTAGGCACCAGGGTTAGTAAAATTGCCTACAATTCAACTGTGCAACTGGTACTACAAGACACCAATCTTCTCACTGTTGAATCACACCCTTTCCATCTTCATGGATACAATTTCTTCGTTGTTGGAACCGGAATTGGAAACTTTGATCCTAAAAGGGACCCAgcaaaatttaacttggttgATCCTCCTGAGAGAAATACAGTTGGAGTACCTACTGGTGGATGGACAGCCATAAGGTTCAGGGCTGATAATCCAG GGGTGTGGTTCATGCACTGTCATCTAGAACTGCACACAGGCTGGGGATTGAAAACAGCTTTTGTTGTCGAAAATGGAAAACTCCCGGATCAATCTATTTTGCCTCCACCTAAGGATCTTCCTCCTTGCTAG
- the LOC133680655 gene encoding protein disulfide-isomerase SCO2: MLSISPTSLFIPSKPTFIRTRSFRCSAAGDLSFPRWLQFTSAADASIGGGSIRTGQELDGAASADGERKGFGGNSGGSSIRVNAREKKWSRNRESYLADNEDALPLPMTYPDSKPVPPEEIDKRLSCDPEVEDCREVVYEWTGKCRSCQGSGFVSYYNKRGKEVTCKCFPCLGIGYVQKITARKDIAVMEELDNGKPS, translated from the exons ATGCTATCTATAAGCCCTACCTCTCTCTTCATCCCTTCAAAACCCACCTTCATTAGAACCCGCTCTTTCCGCTGCTCTGCAGCCGGAGACCTCTCATTCCCGCGGTGGCTTCAATTCACCTCGGCTGCTGATGCTTCCATTGGCGGAGGCAGCATCCGGACTGGACAAGAACTAGATGGAGCCGCTTCCGCAGATGGCGAGAGGAAGGGGTTTGGGGGAAATAGTGGTGGCAGCAGCATAAGAGTGAACGCAAGAGAAAAGAAATGGTCAAGAAACAGAGAGAGTTATTTGGCAGATAATGAAGATGCTTTACCTCTCCCAATGACTTATCCTGATTCTAAACCTGTGCCTCCTGAAGAGATTGATAAACGGTTAAGTTGTGATCCTGAAGTTGAG GATTGCAGAGAGGTGGTTTATGAGTGGACTGGAAAGTGTCGAAGCTGCCAGGGTTCAGGGTTTGTCAGCTATTATAATAAAAGGGGGAAGGAGGTTACCTGCAAATGTTTTCCATGCCTTGGAATTG GATACGTACAAAAGATAACAGCTCGGAAGGACATTGCTGTAATGGAGGAATTAGACAATGGAAAGCCATCCTGA